From Xyrauchen texanus isolate HMW12.3.18 chromosome 36, RBS_HiC_50CHRs, whole genome shotgun sequence, one genomic window encodes:
- the LOC127629443 gene encoding sialoadhesin-like isoform X5 produces MKGHLVLPLLFQVILLYDSLAWEVRIPKEIHGLKGSCLVIPCSFKYTSDPPTNPNRVVWYQWVSNGYPLVYDPLNTNQVIDKFKGKTDLYGDPSKKDCSLRIQSLEMSHNGEKIYTWIDPENVGYKTYKFYDVTSTILVDSSPEQPSINIYGGERVGEKIIVACATFHTCPYSEPKISLNGIKGSDLIERKDIKDGLWKITLTRTGVVKAESTDIECSVTYNGGIIATATKNQNAKCVHYNITIEPELADVTENITKIFICTVYHSCQKENPTITWNYENMQVSKSNKKLSGLDRATLSTITFLGTKNDHGKKLTCTAKFSGGDFTQSVVLRVQGIDLKTIWPYVIVPSLVILIGCLIAGLIIYKRQHRLPPEDIQGSQTGPRQRSSNVFTVSENEPFSKPRIPSPKSQQKSCSGYDYEADYTNISDMNVYGNV; encoded by the exons TTATTCTGCTGTATGATTCTTTGGCATGGGAAGTGAGAATTCCAAAGGAAATTCATGGCCTTAAGGGTTCCTGTCTGGTTATTCCGTGTTCTTTCAAATACACATCGGACCCACCCACTAATCCAAATAGGGTTGTGTGGTATCAGTGGGTCTCTAATGGCTATCCTTTAGTTTATGATCCTTTGAATACAAACCAGGTCATTGACAAGTTTAAAGGGAAAACTGATTTATATGGAGACCCATCAAAAAAGGATTGCAGTCTAAGGATCCAAAGCCTGGAAATGTCCCACAATGGAGAGAAAATTTATACCTGGATTGACCCAGAAAATGTTGGATATAAGACATACAAGTTTTATGATGTcacctccacaattctggttgACT CAAGTCCAGAGCAGCCCAGCATCAATATTTATGGTGGCGAAAGGGTTGGTGAAAAGATTATAGTGGCATGTGCCACTTTCCACACCTGTCCATACAGTGAACCAAAAATCTCTCTGAATGGTATAAAAGGATCTGACCTGATAGAGAGAAAGGACATTAAAGACGGCCTTTGGAAAATCACTCTGACACGCACGGGTGTTGTAAAGGCTGAGAGCACAGATATTGAGTGTTCtgttacatataatggtggaatAATAGCAACAGCTACAAAGAaccaaaatgccaaat GTGTTCATTATAATATAACGATTGAGCCTGAACTGGCAGATGTCACAGAGAACATTACAAAGATCTTCATCTGCACTGTTTACCATTCATGCCAAAAAGAGAATCCAACCATCACATGGAACTATGAGAACATGCAGGTCTCAAAGAGTAATAAAAAGCTTTCAGGGTTAGATCGAGCCACTTTGTCCACCATAACATTTTTGGGCACAAAGAATGACCATGGGAAGAAATTGACATGCACTGCAAAATTTTCTGGAGGAGACTTTACACAATCTGTTGTTTTACGTGTACAAG GCATTGACTTGAAGACCATTTGGCCGTACGTTATAGTGCCCTCACTTGTGATCCTCATCGGTTGCTTAATTGCCGGACTCATAATATACAAGAGGCAACACAG ACTACCCCCAGAAGATATTCAAGGATCGCAAACAGGACCTAGACAGAG GTCAAGCAATGTATTTACGGTGTCTGAAAATGAGCCTTTTTCCAAACCACGTATTCCATCACCAAAGAG TCAGCAAAAATCCTGCTCT GGTTATGATTATGAGGCTGATTACACCAACATATCCGACATGAACGTGTATGGCAATGTCTGA
- the LOC127629443 gene encoding sialoadhesin-like isoform X4, with protein MKGHLVLPLLFQVILLYDSLAWEVRIPKEIHGLKGSCLVIPCSFKYTSDPPTNPNRVVWYQWVSNGYPLVYDPLNTNQVIDKFKGKTDLYGDPSKKDCSLRIQSLEMSHNGEKIYTWIDPENVGYKTYKFYDVTSTILVDSSPEQPSINIYGGERVGEKIIVACATFHTCPYSEPKISLNGIKGSDLIERKDIKDGLWKITLTRTGVVKAESTDIECSVTYNGGIIATATKNQNAKCVHYNITIEPELADVTENITKIFICTVYHSCQKENPTITWNYENMQVSKSNKKLSGLDRATLSTITFLGTKNDHGKKLTCTAKFSGGDFTQSVVLRVQEQVNQIQNITSESTPEQVNPIHNKSIDLKTIWPYVIVPSLVILIGCLIAGLIIYKRQHRLPPEDIQGSQTGPRQRSSNVFTVSENEPFSKPRIPSPKSQQKSCSGYDYEADYTNISDMNVYGNV; from the exons TTATTCTGCTGTATGATTCTTTGGCATGGGAAGTGAGAATTCCAAAGGAAATTCATGGCCTTAAGGGTTCCTGTCTGGTTATTCCGTGTTCTTTCAAATACACATCGGACCCACCCACTAATCCAAATAGGGTTGTGTGGTATCAGTGGGTCTCTAATGGCTATCCTTTAGTTTATGATCCTTTGAATACAAACCAGGTCATTGACAAGTTTAAAGGGAAAACTGATTTATATGGAGACCCATCAAAAAAGGATTGCAGTCTAAGGATCCAAAGCCTGGAAATGTCCCACAATGGAGAGAAAATTTATACCTGGATTGACCCAGAAAATGTTGGATATAAGACATACAAGTTTTATGATGTcacctccacaattctggttgACT CAAGTCCAGAGCAGCCCAGCATCAATATTTATGGTGGCGAAAGGGTTGGTGAAAAGATTATAGTGGCATGTGCCACTTTCCACACCTGTCCATACAGTGAACCAAAAATCTCTCTGAATGGTATAAAAGGATCTGACCTGATAGAGAGAAAGGACATTAAAGACGGCCTTTGGAAAATCACTCTGACACGCACGGGTGTTGTAAAGGCTGAGAGCACAGATATTGAGTGTTCtgttacatataatggtggaatAATAGCAACAGCTACAAAGAaccaaaatgccaaat GTGTTCATTATAATATAACGATTGAGCCTGAACTGGCAGATGTCACAGAGAACATTACAAAGATCTTCATCTGCACTGTTTACCATTCATGCCAAAAAGAGAATCCAACCATCACATGGAACTATGAGAACATGCAGGTCTCAAAGAGTAATAAAAAGCTTTCAGGGTTAGATCGAGCCACTTTGTCCACCATAACATTTTTGGGCACAAAGAATGACCATGGGAAGAAATTGACATGCACTGCAAAATTTTCTGGAGGAGACTTTACACAATCTGTTGTTTTACGTGTACAAG AGCAAGTAAATCAAATCCAGAATATAACGAGTGAATCCACTCCAGAACAAGTGAATCCAATCCATAATAAAA GCATTGACTTGAAGACCATTTGGCCGTACGTTATAGTGCCCTCACTTGTGATCCTCATCGGTTGCTTAATTGCCGGACTCATAATATACAAGAGGCAACACAG ACTACCCCCAGAAGATATTCAAGGATCGCAAACAGGACCTAGACAGAG GTCAAGCAATGTATTTACGGTGTCTGAAAATGAGCCTTTTTCCAAACCACGTATTCCATCACCAAAGAG TCAGCAAAAATCCTGCTCT GGTTATGATTATGAGGCTGATTACACCAACATATCCGACATGAACGTGTATGGCAATGTCTGA